The following proteins are co-located in the Paenibacillus sp. FSL H8-0079 genome:
- a CDS encoding RsmB/NOP family class I SAM-dependent RNA methyltransferase, which translates to MGVKLPLIFAERMKSLLGDEFEQFMKSYDQSPHAGLRVNTLKISMEQFEEIAPFDLRSIPWCETGFYVPHGVKPGLHPYYHAGLYYIQEPSAMAPVELLQVEPGDRVLDLCAAPGGKTTQIAAKLQGKGVLVTNDIHAERTKALAKNVELYGVRNAVVLNESPERIANAFPHYFDKVLIDAPCSGEGMFRKDEDMVKSWEHHSVEKCVLMQRDILETAARLLAPGGTIVYSTCTFAPEENEAMIAEFLNVNRDFIVMDIPEETGFAPGRPEWVRQMMPEKAEETEAVLDQTRGTARLWPHLLEGEGHYVAVLQHRAGQGLETDQSGVVKEGAMEYGQVVDVSRIEVEGNKDHSIAASSIAMTKADRKKERLLRIESRESHDRQAGGGKNSGRQGKKGKDYGGRKAERGQGRGVDQASIDPVAIYTQFMKEQLEIELTGETVCYGDRVYQSSVGATRLEGLKVIRPGWFMGTIKNGRFVPSHPLACALNASEARRSVNLSSADGEAVRYLKGETLNIEEERVVLKADTVAKGYVLVCVDGYAAGWGKWLDGVLKNEYPAGWRWTSV; encoded by the coding sequence ATGGGTGTAAAGCTACCTTTGATATTTGCCGAGCGAATGAAAAGTTTGCTGGGCGATGAGTTTGAACAATTTATGAAATCTTATGATCAGTCTCCACATGCGGGGCTGAGAGTGAATACGCTGAAGATATCGATGGAACAATTCGAAGAGATTGCTCCATTTGATCTAAGATCTATTCCGTGGTGTGAGACAGGGTTCTATGTACCTCATGGTGTTAAACCGGGTCTGCACCCTTATTATCATGCAGGTCTGTACTATATTCAGGAACCAAGTGCTATGGCTCCAGTTGAATTATTGCAGGTGGAACCTGGAGATCGCGTGCTTGATCTGTGTGCTGCTCCAGGAGGGAAAACGACACAGATTGCAGCAAAGCTGCAAGGCAAGGGCGTGCTTGTCACGAACGATATCCATGCCGAACGTACGAAAGCGCTGGCCAAGAACGTGGAATTGTACGGTGTGCGGAACGCCGTTGTGTTGAATGAGTCGCCCGAGCGGATCGCAAATGCATTCCCTCATTATTTTGACAAAGTATTAATTGATGCGCCTTGTTCAGGTGAAGGTATGTTCCGTAAAGATGAGGACATGGTGAAATCGTGGGAACATCATTCGGTGGAAAAATGTGTGCTCATGCAGCGGGATATTCTGGAGACTGCGGCACGGCTGCTGGCCCCTGGAGGCACGATTGTATATTCAACATGTACTTTTGCGCCGGAGGAAAATGAAGCGATGATTGCGGAGTTCCTGAATGTAAACCGTGATTTCATTGTCATGGACATTCCTGAAGAGACAGGATTTGCTCCAGGACGTCCGGAATGGGTACGTCAGATGATGCCAGAGAAGGCAGAAGAGACGGAAGCTGTACTGGATCAAACGCGTGGCACCGCAAGATTGTGGCCTCACCTTTTGGAAGGAGAGGGGCATTACGTCGCTGTATTGCAGCATCGTGCAGGGCAAGGATTGGAAACAGATCAATCTGGAGTAGTTAAAGAAGGAGCAATGGAGTATGGACAGGTCGTGGATGTGTCCAGGATTGAAGTAGAGGGGAACAAGGATCACTCTATTGCTGCTTCTTCAATTGCTATGACCAAGGCTGATCGTAAAAAGGAACGTTTGTTGCGAATCGAATCCCGAGAGTCCCATGACAGACAGGCTGGTGGTGGCAAGAATTCGGGCAGACAGGGCAAAAAAGGTAAAGATTACGGTGGACGTAAAGCGGAACGGGGGCAGGGACGCGGAGTCGATCAGGCGAGTATTGACCCGGTTGCAATCTACACTCAGTTTATGAAAGAACAATTGGAGATTGAGTTAACTGGAGAAACGGTATGTTATGGAGATCGGGTGTATCAATCATCGGTTGGTGCGACTCGGTTGGAGGGACTGAAAGTCATTCGTCCAGGTTGGTTTATGGGCACGATTAAGAATGGCCGATTTGTTCCGTCCCACCCGCTTGCGTGTGCTTTGAATGCATCTGAAGCACGGCGTAGCGTAAATCTGTCATCCGCTGATGGCGAAGCCGTGAGGTACCTTAAGGGTGAAACGTTGAATATTGAAGAAGAACGAGTGGTGCTCAAGGCGGATACGGTTGCCAAAGGGTACGTTCTTGTATGTGTAGATGGTTATGCTGCTGGCTGGGGAAAATGGCTGGATGGTGTGCTGAAGAATGAATATCCGGCAGGCTGGAGGTGGACATCGGTATGA
- a CDS encoding pseudouridine synthase, which yields MSGKGKQTLRLDKILSHMGVGTRSELKKMVKQGRIHVDGKAVKDSGVQVNPEVNVIEADGERIVYREMIYLMLHKPPGVVSATEDNRDKTVLDLLRKEDRVFNPFPVGRLDKDTEGLLILTNDGPLAHDLLSPRKHVPKTYEARVLGNVDEDDVLRFKAGIQLDDGYETLPAELTILGQEETEEGTISSISLIIHEGKFHQVKRMFQAVGKRVIYLKRVAMGDLELASDLAIGSYRELTVDELSLLRK from the coding sequence ATGAGTGGAAAAGGCAAACAAACGCTTCGTTTAGATAAGATATTGAGTCATATGGGTGTGGGAACACGGAGTGAACTTAAAAAGATGGTGAAGCAAGGCAGAATCCATGTGGACGGCAAAGCAGTGAAAGACAGCGGTGTACAGGTGAATCCGGAGGTTAACGTCATTGAAGCGGATGGGGAGCGGATTGTGTATCGGGAGATGATCTATCTGATGCTGCATAAACCTCCAGGTGTCGTTTCTGCTACCGAGGATAACAGAGATAAGACCGTGCTGGATCTACTGCGCAAAGAGGATCGGGTCTTCAATCCGTTTCCTGTGGGACGACTGGATAAGGATACGGAAGGACTACTCATTCTCACGAATGATGGTCCCCTTGCCCATGATCTGTTATCTCCACGCAAGCATGTGCCTAAAACCTATGAAGCTCGTGTACTGGGTAACGTAGATGAGGATGATGTACTACGTTTCAAAGCTGGGATACAGCTGGATGACGGATACGAGACATTACCTGCCGAACTGACTATACTCGGTCAGGAAGAAACGGAAGAAGGCACGATCTCGTCGATCTCACTCATTATTCACGAAGGGAAGTTTCATCAGGTGAAGCGTATGTTTCAGGCAGTAGGCAAGCGAGTGATCTATCTGAAACGGGTAGCCATGGGTGATCTGGAACTGGCTTCGGATCTTGCGATCGGAAGCTATCGTGAACTAACCGTAGATGAGTTGAGCCTTCTGCGGAAGTAA
- a CDS encoding Cof-type HAD-IIB family hydrolase — MTYKLIALDVDGTLLNDHHELTEWTQETLIRASRQGAEIVLCSGRGPANTIPFMEQMGLDGYVITHNGAVTAQVDTREVVHHFALDGQGLEPIIDYCRTNGVHFDINTAFGLYVDQPEGLGLQVREMYYNFLAEPLKLPKWVDMTEPLAKFTAFGPIEQMDAVLQEWSTWNLPYYMTRSGDFFIDLMHPEASKGAALKRLAESKGILPSEIMAIGNYFNDITMLTFAGKGIAMDNSPDEVKAAADEVTLSNNEQGVAHAIQKYVLSV; from the coding sequence ATGACCTATAAATTAATTGCGCTTGATGTAGATGGAACACTACTGAATGATCATCATGAACTTACCGAATGGACTCAGGAGACCTTGATCCGTGCTTCCCGTCAGGGAGCAGAGATCGTTCTGTGTTCAGGCAGAGGTCCTGCGAACACGATTCCTTTTATGGAGCAGATGGGACTGGATGGATATGTGATTACACATAATGGTGCCGTAACGGCACAAGTGGATACCCGTGAGGTGGTTCATCATTTTGCATTAGATGGACAAGGACTGGAGCCGATCATCGATTACTGTCGGACCAATGGCGTGCATTTTGATATCAATACGGCTTTTGGTCTGTATGTGGATCAACCGGAAGGTTTGGGGTTGCAGGTGCGTGAGATGTACTACAACTTTTTGGCGGAGCCACTGAAGCTACCCAAGTGGGTTGACATGACAGAGCCACTGGCCAAATTCACTGCATTTGGTCCGATTGAACAGATGGATGCAGTACTGCAAGAGTGGTCTACCTGGAATCTGCCTTATTATATGACGCGGAGTGGTGACTTTTTTATTGATCTGATGCATCCTGAAGCGTCCAAAGGCGCTGCGCTCAAACGGCTTGCCGAATCCAAGGGAATCTTGCCTTCGGAGATCATGGCGATTGGCAACTACTTCAATGATATTACGATGCTGACTTTTGCTGGTAAAGGCATCGCTATGGATAACTCACCGGATGAGGTGAAAGCTGCTGCGGACGAGGTGACACTCTCCAATAACGAGCAGGGTGTGGCACACGCAATCCAAAAGTATGTGTTATCCGTCTAA
- a CDS encoding GNAT family N-acetyltransferase, which translates to MHSFRISSEYINDGFHAVQAKPEDTEDVISLLVETAEWLQSQGSSQWNGLLKGEDSHDTAGAIRRGDVFIFKKGADVAGMVILMVQPSPWDVQLWGSKAHTEDGVIYLHRLAIRRKYAQGGLGRSILQWSSSGIQFEGKHTVRLDCGASNATLNAFYARNGYTFLGETDGFSTYEKPVEMLR; encoded by the coding sequence ATGCACTCATTTAGGATTAGTAGCGAATATATTAACGATGGTTTTCATGCTGTTCAGGCGAAGCCTGAAGATACGGAGGATGTGATCTCGCTGCTGGTGGAGACGGCCGAATGGCTACAGAGCCAAGGGTCTTCGCAGTGGAACGGCTTGCTTAAAGGAGAAGATTCACATGATACGGCAGGGGCAATTCGGCGTGGGGATGTGTTTATTTTCAAAAAAGGAGCGGACGTAGCGGGCATGGTCATCCTTATGGTTCAGCCAAGCCCGTGGGATGTTCAACTCTGGGGTTCAAAAGCTCACACGGAGGATGGCGTAATCTATCTGCATCGACTGGCGATTCGAAGAAAATATGCTCAGGGCGGTCTGGGGCGATCGATATTGCAATGGTCCAGTAGCGGCATACAGTTTGAAGGCAAACATACGGTCCGCTTGGACTGCGGAGCGAGCAACGCGACGTTGAACGCCTTTTATGCGCGGAACGGTTATACTTTTTTGGGAGAGACCGATGGTTTCAGCACATATGAGAAGCCAGTAGAGATGTTAAGGTGA
- a CDS encoding glycosyltransferase family 4 protein, with product MKLLQALFFPPEQPGGVSSMIPYMQERFTTPRWEMDLFSLPKRIRNKGREEVQFQTFDWTEYQDSPVVQKYIQTYRDYLWWTKLRIQKPYDLIHAHHPIAGLAMKTVFPDTPLIQTIHSSYERELILNGRIETDGPEHRFLLAIYGELEHQAERLLTVSDSFRRYLAPYVKESDIIGVIPNGFDEKRFKPIPHDNAIPQLVTVCRLVPAKGLDILFKACAELKGRGHDYVLHIIGDGPIRPDLEELAQRLGIYNETIFYGYTLHPEEFMPFFDIFVLPSRAEAFGSVFAEAALSCLALVGTDVGGIPEQIENGSNGLLVPAEDPSALAEALEKVMLDPAYRYELARSACEKAKTHYSLGRSVNELKKMYLQFPSQA from the coding sequence GTGAAATTGCTGCAGGCGCTTTTCTTTCCTCCGGAGCAGCCCGGAGGTGTATCCTCTATGATTCCGTATATGCAGGAGAGGTTTACAACCCCGAGGTGGGAAATGGATCTGTTCTCGTTGCCGAAACGAATTCGCAACAAGGGCAGAGAGGAAGTTCAGTTCCAAACATTTGATTGGACCGAATATCAGGATAGTCCTGTTGTCCAGAAATATATTCAAACCTATCGTGATTATCTATGGTGGACCAAACTGCGCATTCAGAAGCCCTATGATCTGATCCATGCCCACCACCCGATTGCAGGACTCGCGATGAAAACGGTTTTCCCGGATACACCCCTCATTCAGACGATTCACTCCAGTTATGAACGAGAATTAATTCTTAATGGACGTATTGAAACGGATGGACCAGAACATCGATTCCTGCTTGCGATATACGGTGAGCTGGAGCACCAGGCAGAGCGCCTCTTGACGGTGTCGGATTCGTTCCGTCGTTATCTGGCTCCCTACGTGAAGGAATCCGATATCATCGGTGTGATCCCCAATGGATTCGATGAGAAGCGGTTTAAGCCAATTCCACATGATAATGCCATACCACAGCTGGTCACGGTATGTCGGCTTGTTCCGGCAAAAGGACTGGATATTCTTTTCAAAGCCTGCGCGGAACTGAAGGGCCGAGGTCATGATTATGTGTTACACATTATTGGAGACGGACCGATTCGTCCTGATCTGGAAGAATTGGCGCAGCGGTTAGGAATCTATAATGAGACCATCTTCTATGGTTATACACTGCACCCTGAGGAATTCATGCCATTCTTTGATATTTTTGTACTTCCTTCACGGGCAGAAGCATTTGGTTCCGTCTTTGCTGAAGCGGCACTGAGTTGTCTTGCCCTTGTGGGTACGGATGTAGGGGGTATACCGGAACAGATTGAGAACGGTAGCAACGGGTTGCTTGTACCGGCAGAAGATCCTTCTGCGCTGGCTGAAGCTCTTGAAAAAGTGATGCTGGACCCGGCTTACCGTTATGAACTTGCACGTTCGGCGTGTGAAAAAGCCAAAACACATTACTCGCTCGGCAGATCGGTGAATGAGCTGAAAAAGATGTACCTACAGTTCCCTAGCCAAGCTTAA